The following are from one region of the Ananas comosus cultivar F153 linkage group 20, ASM154086v1, whole genome shotgun sequence genome:
- the LOC109725447 gene encoding uncharacterized protein LOC109725447, with product MSLWIKILAGLLPVAAIVLLSGLLFCCRRRRRRDQLNPAPASQLAEAAASKSPKLPKLHVPSKSRSSRASLRFHHLREHRSLPRQHQENSAINLQQQQQQPPFRWDDHPRLVADAAENGWSRFVFTPAACDWADWPGKTWEVPPGSSEFVQTVRLNPAIRKKKSSDDCSGCASSLRMSLPLPGPQLPGSPFPQEAYFEITILYLDSQSRYSPSSRADKRSTDQSDKAKLIRQTSADESDSIAMYRHNFRGGGSGGGIDKEFEAEQRKHNKPMVVSLGLSICYSPTVNLLPGTYPRSIGFHSDGAVYLDGMKLVTESEKSRWASVNRVIGCGFEPSKKKVFFTVDSQLKHAISCNSDAFASPLYPVLATNVDVMVSVNLGQSKFRYSPANARRTANPCFVGSNSGEDGSMAIGYEDSGELFSMGRVDSGWLDNAKNRSQKSAANGGGAAAVDFDAESDLFEISLKD from the exons ATGAGCTTATGGATCAAGATCCTCGCGGGGTTACTCCCCGTCGCCGCGATCGTCCTCCTCTCCGGCCTCCTCttctgctgccgccgccgccgccgccgcgaccAACTCAATCCCGCACCCGCGTCGCAGCTCGCCGAAGCCGCGGCCAGCAAATCACCAAAGCTCCCGAAGCTCCACGTGCCGTCTAAATCGAGAAGCAGCCGGGCAagcctccgcttccaccacctGCGCGAGCATCGCAGTCTGCCCCGCCAGCATCAAGAAAACTCTGCTATCAatctgcagcagcagcagcagcagccgccttTCCGCTGGGACGACCACCCGCGGCTCGTCGCCGACGCAGCGGAGAACGGCTGGTCGCGTTTCGTCTTCACGCCCGCCGCCTGCGACTGGGCAGACTGGCCGGGGAAGACCTGGGAGGTGCCGCCCGGGTCCTCGGAGTTCGTCCAGACAGTCCGCCTCAATCCGGCGAtcaggaagaagaagagcagcGACGACTGCAGCGGATGCGCCAGCTCCCTCCGGATGAGCCTCCCCCTCCCCGGGCCGCAATTGCCGGGCTCCCCCTTCCCGCAAGAAGCCTACTTCGAGATCACCATCCTCTACCTCGACTCGCAGTCGCGGTACTCGCCGTCCTCTCGCGCCGACAAACGTTCCACCGATCAGAGCGACAAGGCGAAGCTGATCCGACAAACATCCGCCGACGAATCCGACTCTATTGCCATGTATCGCCACAATTttcgcggcggcggcagcggcggcggaaTCGACAAGGAATTTGAAGCGGAACAACGCAAGCATAATAAGCCTATGGTTGTATCGCTGGGACTCTCGATTTGTTATTCTCCGACCGTGAATTTGCTGCCCGGGACGTACCCGCGATCCATCGGTTTCCACTCCGACGGCGCGGTGTATCTCGACG GGATGAAATTGGTTACCGAGTCCGAGAAGTCGAGGTGGGCGAGCGTGAACAGGGTGATCGGTTGCGGATTCGAGCCGAGCAAGAAGAAGGTGTTCTTCACCGTCGACTCCCAGCTGAAGCACGCGATCAGCTGCAACTCGGACGCGTTCGCAAGCCCGCTGTACCCAGTTTTGGCCACCAACGTCGACGTGATGGTTTCGGTTAACTTGGGGCAGAGCAAGTTCAGGTATTCGCCGGCCAATGCACGCCGAACCGCGAACCCGTGCTTCGTCGGATCGAATTCCGGGGAAGACGGTTCGATGGCGATCGGGTACGAGGACAGCGGGGAGCTGTTCTCGATGGGCAGAGTGGATTCAGGGTGGCTCGACAACGCGAAAAACAGGAGCCAGAAGAGTGCTGCTAATGGTGGTGGTGCCGCTGCAGTCGACTTCGATGCAGAGTCCGATCTTTTCGAAATCTCACTGAAAGATTGA